TGCCTGGCGCTTGTAATCCTCCAGGTTATCGTACTGCAGGTACGGACTGTCCTTCATCGGCAGCTCTTCCTCCACCTTCCCTTTTGCTTCGCCCTCAGCTGGCTTTCTGCTCTGCTGCTTTTGGTTGCTCGCCATCTCAGAGATCTTGATTTCTAGGCTATTTGTCTTCCAATATTTCACTGGTTTTCTCATGGTTTGCATGGCTTTTATGATGTTTTGGTAGTGCTCTCTGACTCTGCCACGTGTTTGGATGAGGACACGTGTCGCACAATGTGGCTGGTCAGCTACAATTTTCTTGTGCGGTATGCTACATATGTCGACGACAATAAAATCGGGTAAGCTAAAAAAAGGACAACAGAGTAGGATCTGGGAGAAGACACGAATTATGATCCAATTCTTATGAATGAGGATTTTCTTTGGATTTTCTTTGTGAAGATTCTTGAAATTTTTAAATCGTGTTTGTTCATCGTATATAGTGCagtaaaaattatttaaatatttttatttaaaattaaacatgaacaaTATCGAATGAAAACTGACCTCACGATATACGAAGAACAGACACGATTTGAGGATCTccgatccgaagaggatcctcattccagTTCTTATAGTCTATAGATATatgatatgattttttttggtcaattggAATTCCATTAAAAAGCAACATGGAGAAGAGAATACAGATAGACTCCTTAGAAAAGGAGAAGATAAGCACAGCTCTTACATAGAGCAGGAACAGACATGTTCCAGTAAGTAAGAACTAGCTATCTAGCCAAACAGGCTACCAAAAAATCTACCTACACCCAAGATGGAGGGGCTATTCCGGCCCCACATGGGGATTATATAGAAGAAGGACAAGGGACGCCATCCCTAGACAGAACACCGACAAAAGAGGGAGCAGGCACAGAGTCCCATTTCGAAGAGCACACCCTTTGTATCGCCAACGATGTAGCTGCGTGAGCTGCTTTGTTTGCTGACCTAGGAATCCATTTCCAATGAAGAGAAGAGAACAAGCAAGCATGTCTCCTTATTTCTCCCACAATGGGAATGATTTTCCACAAACCTGATCAAGTGTCTTTTCTGAATTATGTCCATAACATTTTTGCAATCATTTTCCAAAACCATATTACGATGGCCGcaagtttcaaaatttcaaatatagTTTCAGCTTCCACTTCTTTAGGTGACGACCGAATCAAATCAGACTACCCACTGAGTCTCTCATAACAACTCCAATGTCAACTGCTAATGGATTGCCCTTCCAGGCGCCATTTACATTAACTTTGATCATGTGATATGTAGGAGGGCACAATGCAACAACCTGCAGTCCATTCCCACTATTCCCTTTGCGTGACTAATTCTAGATCGGTGACTCATAATTTCAGCAACGGACAAACGACATTTGTGGTTCACTTGGACAGGAATGGGAATAGAATCATTGAAAGACACTCTAcacctttctttccaaatttcccAGCAAGTAATCCCAAGAACAATAATGAGCTGATTACAGTCAAGTACTGGAGACGATTTGATCATCCCTAAAAACCATTTATCAAACCTGATTATACAATGTGGGCTCGGTAAGTAGCTTAAAAGATAACCAAACCACATCGGCCGAGTCCATGGACaaagcaacaacatgtgttTAATCGGCTCATCATCTACCAGGCAAATAGGGCAACATGCATTGTTTGCAAGATGTCTTCGAGATAGGATCAACTTGGTTGGGAGAAAAGAAGACATAGCTTGCCACAGAAAGTTGCAAATCTTAGGAAGTAACTT
Above is a window of Malus sylvestris chromosome 15, drMalSylv7.2, whole genome shotgun sequence DNA encoding:
- the LOC126602206 gene encoding uncharacterized protein LOC126602206, with protein sequence MQTMRKPVKYWKTNSLEIKISEMASNQKQQSRKPAEGEAKGKVEEELPMKDSPYLQYDNLEDYKRQAYGTEGHQQVEPGRGAGSTEAPTVSGTTVSSQGIMVDVDYSMPVGAGTTPAFFLK